A stretch of the Archangium violaceum genome encodes the following:
- a CDS encoding HAD family hydrolase translates to MPTATFDMLGTFFSLESLRPRLSALGVPAPTLELWFAESLRDFFALSHAGGYAPIREVLEAALPRTLALVGRGDVAPAHTAQVLEGLKELEPAEGAHEACELLSRAGWKLIALTNGGEASTRALLTRAGLLDRFSAVLSTDSVRTTKPHPTVYAVARERAEGEPWMVAAHAWDLQGAKRAGMRTAWVSRKEQRWLDVFPEPEVRAPDLATVARELLGTARQG, encoded by the coding sequence ATGCCCACCGCCACCTTCGACATGCTCGGCACCTTCTTCAGCCTGGAGTCCCTGCGGCCGAGGCTGTCGGCATTGGGAGTCCCCGCGCCAACGCTCGAGCTGTGGTTCGCCGAGAGCCTCCGGGACTTCTTCGCCCTGTCGCATGCCGGTGGCTATGCCCCCATCCGGGAGGTTCTCGAGGCCGCCCTGCCCCGGACCCTCGCGCTGGTGGGGAGGGGCGACGTGGCACCCGCCCACACGGCGCAGGTGCTGGAGGGACTGAAGGAGCTGGAGCCCGCCGAGGGCGCGCACGAGGCCTGCGAGCTGCTCTCCCGCGCCGGGTGGAAGTTGATCGCCCTCACCAACGGGGGCGAGGCGTCCACCCGCGCACTGCTCACCCGCGCGGGGCTGCTCGATCGGTTCAGCGCCGTGCTCTCCACGGACTCCGTGCGCACCACCAAGCCACACCCGACGGTGTATGCGGTGGCCCGGGAGCGCGCGGAGGGCGAGCCGTGGATGGTGGCCGCGCACGCGTGGGACCTCCAGGGCGCGAAGCGGGCCGGAATGCGCACCGCGTGGGTGTCCCGCAAGGAGCAGCGCTGGCTCGACGTCTTCCCGGAGCCCGAGGTGCGGGCACCGGACCTCGCCACCGTGGCGCGCGAGCTGCTCGGCACGGCGCGCCAGGGCTGA
- a CDS encoding 2,3-bisphosphoglycerate-dependent phosphoglycerate mutase: MPILALVRHGQSLWNHENRFTGFVDVPLTEKGRSEAREAAKALDGLKFDVAYTSALTRAQETLAIILQTLGQPIPVIRDASLNERHYGDLQGLNKEDAAKRWGDHQVKLWRRSYDTPPPNGESLEMTARRVLPFYDRAIAGDLRQGKNVLVVAHGNSNRSLVMKLDKLTGEQVVGLELATGVPLIYELSTECEVLSKRDTAAK; the protein is encoded by the coding sequence ATGCCCATTCTCGCTCTCGTCCGACACGGTCAGTCCCTGTGGAATCATGAGAACCGCTTCACCGGCTTCGTGGACGTTCCCCTGACGGAGAAGGGTCGCTCCGAGGCCCGGGAGGCCGCCAAGGCCCTGGATGGCCTGAAGTTCGACGTGGCCTACACCTCGGCGCTCACCCGCGCCCAGGAGACGCTGGCCATCATCCTGCAGACGCTCGGCCAGCCCATCCCCGTCATCCGCGACGCCTCGCTGAACGAGCGCCACTACGGCGATCTCCAGGGCCTCAACAAGGAGGACGCCGCCAAGCGCTGGGGAGACCACCAGGTGAAGCTGTGGCGCCGCTCCTACGACACGCCGCCCCCCAATGGCGAGTCGCTGGAGATGACGGCCAGGCGAGTGCTGCCCTTCTACGACCGCGCCATCGCGGGCGACCTGCGCCAGGGCAAGAACGTGCTCGTGGTGGCGCACGGCAACTCCAACCGCTCCCTGGTGATGAAGCTCGACAAGCTCACCGGCGAGCAGGTGGTGGGACTGGAGCTCGCCACCGGCGTACCGCTCATCTACGAGCTGTCCACCGAGTGCGAGGTCCTCAGCAAGCGCGACACCGCGGCGAAGTAA
- a CDS encoding YfbK domain-containing protein, producing the protein MSPSGRQASAFTPGNHDYVDSLMAVRRIFQEQLGGTLEVIAQDVKLQVEFDPAQVARYRLVGYENRNIADRDFRDDKVDAGELGSGHTVTALYELELKPEAGEGLATVRLRAKRPRGETASEHVYRFPASALASSFTKAPQDLRFATAVMGAAELLRHSPHAERWSLAQVVRIARDATPRGNAEREEFIELLERVRTLGSSVARGGGHTAN; encoded by the coding sequence GTGTCGCCTTCGGGCAGGCAGGCCTCGGCGTTCACCCCCGGCAACCACGACTACGTGGACTCGCTCATGGCCGTGCGCCGCATCTTCCAGGAGCAGCTCGGCGGAACCCTGGAGGTCATCGCCCAGGACGTGAAGCTCCAGGTGGAGTTCGACCCCGCGCAGGTGGCCCGCTACCGGCTCGTGGGCTACGAGAACCGGAACATCGCCGACAGGGACTTCCGCGACGACAAGGTGGACGCGGGGGAGCTCGGCTCCGGGCACACGGTCACCGCGCTCTACGAGTTGGAGCTCAAGCCCGAAGCGGGCGAGGGCCTGGCCACCGTGCGCCTCCGCGCCAAACGGCCCCGGGGCGAGACGGCCTCGGAGCACGTGTACCGCTTCCCCGCCAGCGCGCTCGCGTCCTCCTTCACCAAGGCGCCCCAGGACCTGCGCTTCGCCACCGCCGTCATGGGCGCCGCGGAACTGCTGCGCCACAGCCCGCACGCCGAACGCTGGAGCCTGGCGCAGGTGGTGAGAATCGCCCGGGACGCCACGCCTCGCGGCAACGCCGAGCGCGAGGAGTTCATCGAGTTGCTGGAGCGCGTGCGCACATTGGGGAGCTCGGTGGCCCGGGGTGGGGGCCACACGGCCAACTAA
- a CDS encoding terpene synthase family protein, with amino-acid sequence MPPSCPSAPSLHAKAIERATRARVLAVELLPKVPSQVRRFDASQFGLLTAYTYPKGARERLELCNDWHVWLFLFDDEADEQEEVGQRPEYLQAYVESCLKVLRGGPLRTRATPLERFTHELHTRMRRLASDMWLERFARDAEDYLYRGTLPAARNWAAGNVPELEPYIEQRSMDSAMYTAQDLVEFAQEGQELPEALFQLPLVQRMRHLCTRVVGLTNDLFSFEKEVLWHNNPNNFVYVLQVNRQLGLEEAISEAISLINADTDAFIACEEELLASGPVDPRVLSYVEGMKAWIHGNVRWSLVTGRYSSPTSPFPELRR; translated from the coding sequence ATGCCCCCGTCCTGCCCGTCGGCGCCGAGCCTGCACGCGAAGGCCATCGAGCGGGCCACGCGGGCGCGGGTGCTCGCGGTGGAGCTGCTGCCCAAGGTGCCGTCCCAGGTGCGGCGCTTCGATGCGAGCCAGTTCGGGCTGCTCACGGCGTACACCTACCCGAAGGGGGCGCGGGAGCGGCTGGAGCTGTGCAATGACTGGCACGTGTGGCTGTTCCTCTTCGACGACGAGGCCGACGAGCAGGAGGAGGTGGGCCAGCGTCCGGAATACCTCCAAGCGTATGTGGAATCGTGCCTGAAGGTGCTGAGAGGTGGGCCCCTGCGCACCCGCGCGACGCCGCTCGAGCGCTTCACCCATGAGCTGCACACGCGCATGCGCCGGCTGGCGAGCGACATGTGGCTGGAGCGCTTCGCCCGTGACGCGGAGGACTACCTCTACCGGGGCACGCTTCCGGCCGCGCGGAACTGGGCCGCGGGCAACGTCCCCGAGCTCGAGCCCTACATCGAGCAGCGCTCCATGGACTCGGCCATGTACACGGCCCAGGATCTGGTGGAGTTCGCGCAGGAGGGGCAGGAGTTGCCCGAGGCGCTCTTCCAGCTGCCGCTCGTGCAGCGGATGCGGCACCTGTGCACGCGGGTAGTGGGGCTGACCAACGACCTCTTCTCCTTCGAGAAGGAGGTCCTCTGGCACAACAACCCGAACAACTTCGTGTACGTGCTCCAGGTCAACCGGCAGCTGGGTCTGGAGGAGGCCATCTCCGAGGCCATCTCGCTCATCAACGCGGACACGGACGCGTTCATCGCGTGCGAGGAGGAGCTGCTGGCGTCGGGGCCGGTGGACCCCCGGGTGCTCTCGTACGTGGAGGGGATGAAGGCGTGGATCCACGGCAACGTGCGCTGGTCACTGGTGACCGGGCGCTACAGCTCGCCGACCTCGCCCTTCCCCGAGCTGCGCCGCTAG
- a CDS encoding DUF4142 domain-containing protein has translation MKRSWGRWALLGTLVVGGSAMAQGRPGASQQIPEQQQQPHQQQKRDPMAIQATGMSQMMVADGIPAFLSQLQRINETEISLGELTQQKASSPSVQKYGEHMVQDHRKAQQQIADLAKQRNLRLDPMMEPTNDMQRRLLSAIDATKAKLSVLQGQLYDQQYLASQVASHDETIQIVTIGRQLYPDLAPVLDGLLPRLQEHRRQAYQLLGQVQPQPQAQAGQQQQQQQQQQQQQRKQARPPAGERR, from the coding sequence ATGAAGCGCTCGTGGGGACGATGGGCACTACTCGGGACACTGGTGGTGGGAGGCTCGGCGATGGCGCAGGGACGGCCGGGAGCATCACAACAGATTCCAGAACAACAACAGCAGCCCCACCAGCAGCAGAAGCGCGACCCGATGGCGATCCAGGCCACCGGGATGAGCCAGATGATGGTCGCCGACGGCATCCCGGCCTTCCTCTCGCAACTCCAGCGCATCAACGAGACGGAGATCTCCCTCGGGGAGCTCACCCAGCAGAAGGCCTCCTCGCCCTCCGTGCAGAAGTACGGCGAGCACATGGTGCAGGACCACCGCAAGGCCCAGCAGCAGATCGCCGACCTCGCGAAGCAGCGCAACCTCCGGCTCGACCCCATGATGGAGCCGACCAACGACATGCAGCGCCGGCTCCTGAGCGCCATCGACGCCACCAAGGCGAAGCTGTCGGTGCTGCAGGGTCAGCTCTATGACCAGCAGTACCTGGCCTCGCAGGTGGCCTCCCACGACGAAACCATCCAGATCGTGACCATCGGGCGGCAGCTCTACCCCGACCTCGCGCCGGTGCTGGATGGGCTGCTGCCCAGGCTCCAGGAGCACCGGAGACAGGCGTACCAGCTCCTCGGTCAGGTCCAACCCCAGCCGCAGGCCCAGGCCGGCCAGCAGCAGCAACAACAACAACAACAGCAGCAGCAGCAGCGGAAGCAGGCACGCCCGCCCGCCGGTGAGCGCCGCTGA
- a CDS encoding Gfo/Idh/MocA family protein, whose protein sequence is MSMPMLVPMRIGVIGTKWGLMHVGAFRAAGAEVVALCGQHLEPTREVASREGIPLATTDVRELCAVVDVVVVASPDALHREHVEAAVDAGLAVLCEKPLTLTREDAEALVEKTRRAKRPCVVNFPYRMLPPLRALRAWLSEHAAHHLVLTMRNNFVPTDAREPGAWQGHSADFGGVSHLLDAALWLTGASPTWVQASLSGRPVHTAALHVGLSSGAVLVLTHAASPEPGLHGGWSLLGADWEAGFSGGFIPAREGWCVSPVRCFESGAWRELAPGLEPRPGGREPWAEAHVETARRFLEMLGEPPEVDLDLASVEEAATVQRILSAAMVSEDDGRRVLLD, encoded by the coding sequence ATGTCCATGCCCATGCTCGTGCCCATGCGAATCGGAGTCATCGGAACGAAGTGGGGGCTGATGCACGTCGGAGCCTTCCGCGCGGCGGGGGCCGAGGTGGTGGCGCTGTGCGGGCAGCACCTGGAGCCCACGCGGGAGGTTGCTTCACGCGAGGGCATTCCCCTGGCGACGACGGACGTGCGGGAGCTGTGCGCGGTGGTGGACGTGGTGGTGGTGGCGAGCCCGGACGCGCTGCACCGTGAGCACGTGGAGGCGGCGGTGGACGCGGGGCTCGCGGTGCTCTGCGAGAAGCCCCTGACGCTCACCCGGGAGGACGCCGAGGCCCTCGTCGAGAAGACCCGTCGCGCGAAGCGCCCGTGCGTCGTGAACTTCCCCTACCGGATGCTGCCGCCGCTGAGGGCACTGCGGGCCTGGCTGTCGGAGCACGCGGCGCACCACCTGGTCCTCACGATGCGCAACAACTTCGTCCCCACGGACGCGCGGGAGCCCGGGGCCTGGCAGGGACACTCGGCGGACTTCGGTGGCGTCTCGCACCTGCTGGACGCGGCGCTGTGGCTGACGGGGGCCTCGCCCACCTGGGTGCAGGCCTCGCTGTCCGGCCGCCCGGTGCACACGGCGGCGCTGCACGTGGGGCTCTCCAGTGGGGCCGTGCTCGTCCTGACGCACGCGGCCAGTCCGGAGCCCGGGCTGCACGGGGGCTGGTCCCTGCTGGGCGCGGACTGGGAGGCCGGCTTCTCCGGAGGCTTCATCCCCGCGCGCGAGGGGTGGTGTGTCTCGCCGGTGCGGTGCTTCGAGTCCGGCGCGTGGCGCGAGCTGGCTCCGGGACTCGAGCCGAGGCCGGGGGGACGCGAGCCCTGGGCCGAGGCCCACGTGGAGACGGCGCGCCGGTTCCTCGAGATGCTCGGGGAGCCGCCCGAGGTGGACTTGGACCTGGCGTCGGTGGAGGAGGCGGCCACGGTGCAGCGCATCCTCTCGGCGGCCATGGTGTCGGAGGACGACGGCCGCCGCGTCCTGCTGGACTGA
- a CDS encoding CDP-alcohol phosphatidyltransferase family protein translates to MRRRTSLTLLNALSLSRLPLAAVFVVLEDPLVRVGLVVAAALTDFLDGYIARHKHLESPWGALIDPIADRAFVMVALLAFVLEGRLTPLEFGILVVRDVATGLGFVVARIVPRFRPVQFKARMLGKVVTTLQLGALLAVLLVPVLVRPLVIAVGLTALASVVDYTAAVWRARARPGSRGPHIPTPTGRGAA, encoded by the coding sequence ATGCGCCGCCGCACGAGCCTCACGCTCCTCAACGCGCTGTCCCTGTCCCGTCTGCCCCTCGCGGCCGTTTTCGTCGTGCTGGAAGACCCGCTGGTCCGGGTGGGCCTGGTGGTTGCCGCGGCGCTGACGGACTTCCTGGACGGGTATATCGCCCGTCACAAACACCTGGAGTCGCCCTGGGGCGCGCTCATCGATCCCATCGCGGACCGGGCCTTCGTCATGGTGGCGCTGCTGGCCTTCGTCCTGGAGGGCAGGTTGACGCCGCTGGAGTTCGGCATCCTGGTGGTGCGCGACGTGGCGACGGGGCTGGGCTTCGTGGTGGCGCGCATCGTGCCGCGGTTCCGGCCCGTACAATTCAAGGCCCGGATGCTGGGCAAGGTGGTGACGACCCTGCAACTCGGAGCGCTCCTGGCGGTGCTGCTGGTGCCGGTGCTGGTGCGTCCGTTGGTGATTGCCGTGGGCCTGACGGCGCTCGCCTCGGTGGTGGACTACACGGCGGCCGTGTGGCGGGCGAGGGCTCGTCCCGGCTCCCGGGGGCCTCACATCCCCACGCCTACGGGGCGTGGGGCCGCGTGA
- a CDS encoding DUF2378 family protein, translating into MDSREALNLRIRAATEKDQLLGIFFDSSQENLERMLGPAAAMAVRAEILGSRSVVSFFRYPVADLLKLADLGVQRSKTGGSNYDGSIAEFGRAAVNYFFDSQAGKMMSFLSGDEPHRLMASSPSAYKAVTTFGERTYERMGPRSGRLLCQGELLGPAWMQGVVEQALLKAAKVTARVRVEVKNASGTDFTVHVEW; encoded by the coding sequence GTGGACAGCCGTGAGGCGTTGAACCTTCGCATCCGAGCAGCGACCGAGAAGGATCAGCTGCTCGGCATCTTCTTCGACAGCTCCCAGGAGAACCTCGAGCGGATGCTGGGCCCGGCGGCGGCGATGGCCGTGCGCGCGGAGATCCTCGGCTCGCGCAGCGTCGTGAGCTTCTTCCGCTACCCGGTGGCCGACCTCCTCAAGCTGGCCGACCTGGGCGTGCAGCGAAGCAAGACGGGCGGGAGCAACTACGACGGCTCCATCGCGGAGTTCGGCCGCGCGGCGGTGAACTACTTCTTCGACTCGCAGGCGGGCAAGATGATGTCCTTCCTGTCGGGAGACGAACCGCACCGGCTCATGGCGAGCTCGCCCTCCGCCTACAAGGCCGTCACCACCTTCGGTGAACGCACGTACGAGCGGATGGGACCCCGCTCTGGCCGGCTTCTCTGCCAGGGAGAGCTGCTCGGCCCGGCGTGGATGCAGGGCGTGGTGGAGCAGGCCCTCCTGAAGGCGGCGAAGGTGACCGCGCGCGTGCGCGTGGAGGTGAAGAACGCCTCCGGCACCGACTTCACCGTCCATGTGGAGTGGTAG
- a CDS encoding immunity 52 family protein, whose protein sequence is MSEPYYAAAYWGCRPESAQQCARRAENFFRLLATCHADYARWYEKASSTQRALQLQFEPTFDTFVRFFSKKKHQLWDDGFSFGAWTGHVENQGGMLTLTCGSLAEAAPNNVLLYFPSEPPGWDRLVTLPVLTSVMRAMVQAWEPDWAVAAPRDLREHLSPTRLPGTFVGWLTYYSRQWGEVPTLPEPVRVESVEDKGALVVLTPERISTTNPEHVALSLRAQQSLEERGLLREILAGRQ, encoded by the coding sequence ATGAGCGAACCCTATTACGCTGCGGCCTACTGGGGCTGCCGTCCGGAGTCGGCCCAACAGTGCGCCCGGCGAGCCGAGAATTTCTTTCGACTCCTGGCGACCTGTCACGCCGACTACGCCCGTTGGTACGAAAAGGCGAGTTCGACCCAGAGAGCACTCCAGCTCCAGTTCGAGCCTACGTTCGACACCTTCGTGCGCTTCTTCAGCAAGAAGAAGCACCAACTCTGGGACGACGGCTTCTCGTTCGGAGCATGGACAGGCCATGTCGAGAACCAGGGGGGAATGCTAACGCTCACCTGCGGCTCGCTGGCCGAAGCGGCTCCAAACAACGTCCTCCTCTACTTCCCCTCGGAGCCACCAGGGTGGGACCGCCTGGTCACCCTCCCCGTGCTCACCAGTGTAATGCGCGCCATGGTGCAGGCCTGGGAGCCAGACTGGGCCGTTGCAGCGCCCCGGGACCTTCGGGAGCACCTGTCTCCGACACGACTTCCCGGAACCTTCGTGGGCTGGCTGACGTATTACTCGCGCCAATGGGGTGAAGTGCCGACCCTTCCGGAGCCAGTGCGCGTCGAGTCAGTGGAGGACAAGGGCGCGCTCGTCGTCCTCACTCCAGAGCGCATCAGCACGACCAACCCAGAGCATGTCGCCCTGAGCCTCCGAGCCCAACAGTCGTTGGAGGAACGCGGTCTACTCCGGGAGATTCTTGCAGGAAGACAGTAG
- a CDS encoding Tox-REase-5 domain-containing protein, with translation MTQRNFAPLRALSLLLREVLTGGKRVGYAELVRRTERFRHLVMVRPDGYLVTTLHGEPIQRLGAVKLEDGEFKVLRLVVGAFYFSHGGVLYPVNEALQRRDTSPWAEVGLGRDPLNAALDGAQEAMGELALALAQSILHPIRSAEGLTQLPTTVARLIASSPEYFARFGAMSLQDQIREAARLSTHLLMMYGGAAGTVGTVGRIGPLGSELPVLSLTATGELSLSTVVVSAGTLTTTLGAGVGAVSILHMSVAGNGGWPPMGGPGQWVEDTSSMSERSRAYQAQVTGAPKGWCYKICRNGRCVEYDGYDPKTGTLLEAKGEGYDHWFKPNLEPLFEFEGLEGLERQARRQTQLAGGLRVRWHVAQPRMVPILQKLFSEWGVKIEVEYTQPRL, from the coding sequence GTGACGCAGCGGAACTTCGCTCCGCTTCGCGCCCTCTCTCTGTTGCTGCGCGAGGTGCTCACGGGTGGCAAGCGTGTGGGCTACGCGGAGCTGGTGCGGCGCACGGAGCGCTTCCGACACCTCGTCATGGTGCGCCCGGATGGCTACCTGGTAACGACGCTCCACGGCGAGCCCATCCAACGACTGGGCGCAGTGAAGCTCGAGGATGGCGAATTCAAGGTGCTCCGGCTCGTGGTCGGAGCCTTCTACTTTTCGCACGGCGGTGTCCTCTATCCGGTGAATGAGGCGCTCCAACGGCGCGACACCAGCCCCTGGGCCGAAGTAGGACTGGGGCGAGACCCGCTCAATGCCGCGCTGGATGGGGCGCAGGAGGCAATGGGTGAACTGGCGCTCGCGCTCGCCCAGTCCATCCTCCACCCCATCCGAAGTGCCGAAGGTCTCACGCAACTACCCACCACGGTGGCACGGCTGATTGCATCCTCACCCGAGTACTTCGCGCGCTTTGGCGCCATGTCCTTGCAGGACCAGATACGCGAAGCGGCGCGGCTGTCCACGCACCTGCTCATGATGTACGGGGGCGCCGCGGGTACGGTCGGCACGGTGGGGCGCATTGGCCCGTTGGGGTCAGAACTGCCAGTGCTGTCGCTCACAGCTACAGGCGAGCTGTCGTTGAGCACGGTGGTGGTGTCTGCAGGCACGTTGACGACCACGCTCGGCGCGGGAGTAGGGGCCGTCTCCATCCTCCACATGTCCGTCGCTGGTAACGGTGGCTGGCCTCCCATGGGTGGTCCCGGCCAGTGGGTGGAAGACACGTCCAGCATGTCCGAACGGTCGCGCGCCTATCAGGCCCAGGTAACGGGCGCTCCCAAGGGCTGGTGCTACAAGATCTGTCGCAATGGCAGGTGCGTGGAGTACGACGGATATGACCCCAAGACCGGCACCTTGCTGGAAGCCAAGGGCGAAGGGTACGACCACTGGTTCAAACCCAATCTCGAGCCCCTATTCGAATTCGAGGGACTGGAAGGATTGGAGAGGCAGGCTCGAAGGCAGACCCAACTGGCCGGAGGGTTGCGTGTCCGCTGGCACGTGGCGCAGCCCCGAATGGTTCCCATCCTTCAAAAGCTGTTCTCGGAGTGGGGCGTCAAAATCGAGGTGGAGTACACACAGCCCCGGCTCTGA
- a CDS encoding M3 family metallopeptidase, with translation MTNPEPSSSLQAEARQSPPAPEGSKLMSGTLEAFDASCSADLERARARIATLKTLKPATNGRAVLEAYDEATAAIGNALSRSSLTREVHPQAAFRDAARACEQKADSLNVEISQDRGVYDALAAVDLSQADAATRYWMERTLLDFRRAGVDRDDATRAKVKTLNEEILKLGQTFNQNIAEDVREVELDPKELAGLPEDFIKAHAPRANGKVVITSNYPDYFPFMTYARDGKAREKVWRAYHQRAYPKNQEVLEQLIAKRHELATLLGYPTWAAYVTETKMTRTQQVASEFIDKVAATAEQRAKQEYADLLARKKKDDPKATVLEPWDQDYYEDRLKAERLGFDSQSLRPYLEYGRVKKGVMDITSRMWGITYVPVKDAAVWHPEVEAYDVTENGTLLGRIYLDMHPRDDKYKHAAQFDVVAGQAGKRYPEGALVCNFPKEGALMTQDEVETFFHEFGHLLHHVFAGRQQWKGITGISTEWDFVETPSMLLQQWAANPTILQEFARHHQTGEVIPAALVEKLRASKEFGKGLWTRRQMFLAAVSLDYYSRAPGFDTTEALKKLQEKYSPFRHEYRDGTYFQLAFGHLEGYSAAYYTYVWSLVIAKDLETEFQKHGYLDTATTMKYRKTVLEPGGSKPAADLVKDFLGRPYGFEAYRAYLDAK, from the coding sequence ATGACGAATCCCGAGCCCTCCTCCTCCCTTCAGGCCGAAGCCCGCCAGTCTCCGCCCGCCCCCGAGGGCTCCAAGCTCATGTCCGGCACGCTCGAGGCCTTCGACGCCTCCTGCTCCGCCGACCTGGAGAGGGCCCGCGCTCGAATCGCCACCCTGAAGACCCTGAAGCCCGCCACCAACGGCCGCGCCGTCCTCGAGGCCTATGACGAGGCCACGGCAGCGATCGGCAATGCCCTCAGCCGCTCCAGCCTCACCCGCGAGGTGCACCCCCAGGCGGCCTTCCGCGATGCCGCCCGCGCGTGCGAGCAGAAGGCGGACTCCCTCAACGTGGAGATCTCCCAGGACCGCGGCGTCTATGACGCCCTGGCCGCCGTGGACCTCTCCCAGGCCGATGCCGCCACGCGCTATTGGATGGAGCGCACCCTGCTCGACTTCCGCCGCGCCGGCGTGGACCGCGACGACGCCACCCGCGCGAAGGTGAAGACGCTCAACGAGGAGATCCTCAAGCTCGGCCAGACCTTCAACCAGAACATCGCCGAGGACGTGCGCGAGGTGGAGCTCGACCCGAAGGAGCTCGCCGGCCTCCCCGAGGACTTCATCAAGGCCCACGCGCCGCGCGCCAACGGCAAGGTGGTCATCACCTCCAACTACCCCGACTACTTCCCCTTCATGACGTACGCCCGCGATGGCAAGGCGCGCGAGAAGGTGTGGCGCGCCTACCACCAGCGCGCGTACCCGAAGAACCAGGAGGTGCTCGAGCAGCTCATCGCGAAGCGCCACGAGCTGGCCACGCTCCTGGGCTACCCCACCTGGGCCGCGTACGTCACCGAGACGAAGATGACGCGCACGCAGCAGGTGGCCTCGGAGTTCATCGACAAGGTGGCCGCCACCGCCGAGCAGCGCGCGAAGCAGGAGTACGCGGACCTGCTGGCCCGCAAGAAGAAGGACGACCCCAAGGCCACCGTGCTCGAGCCCTGGGACCAGGACTACTACGAGGACCGGCTCAAGGCCGAGCGGCTCGGGTTCGACTCGCAGTCGCTGCGCCCCTATCTCGAGTACGGGCGCGTGAAGAAGGGCGTGATGGACATCACCTCGCGCATGTGGGGCATCACCTACGTGCCGGTGAAGGACGCCGCGGTGTGGCACCCCGAGGTGGAGGCCTACGACGTCACCGAGAACGGCACGCTGCTGGGCCGCATCTACCTGGACATGCACCCGCGTGACGACAAGTACAAGCACGCGGCGCAGTTCGACGTCGTGGCGGGGCAGGCCGGCAAGCGCTACCCGGAGGGCGCGCTGGTGTGCAACTTCCCCAAGGAAGGCGCGCTGATGACGCAGGACGAGGTGGAGACGTTCTTCCACGAGTTCGGCCACCTGCTGCACCACGTCTTCGCCGGCCGCCAGCAGTGGAAGGGGATTACGGGCATCTCCACCGAATGGGACTTCGTGGAGACGCCCTCCATGCTGCTGCAGCAGTGGGCCGCCAACCCCACCATCCTCCAGGAGTTCGCCCGCCACCACCAGACGGGTGAGGTCATCCCCGCCGCGCTGGTGGAGAAGCTCCGCGCGTCGAAGGAGTTCGGCAAGGGCCTGTGGACGCGCCGGCAGATGTTCCTCGCGGCGGTGTCGCTGGACTACTACTCGCGCGCGCCGGGCTTCGACACCACCGAGGCCCTGAAGAAGCTGCAGGAGAAGTACAGCCCGTTCCGCCACGAGTACCGCGACGGCACGTACTTCCAGCTCGCCTTCGGCCACCTGGAGGGGTACTCGGCCGCCTACTACACGTACGTCTGGTCGCTCGTCATCGCCAAGGACCTGGAGACCGAGTTCCAGAAGCACGGCTACCTGGATACGGCCACCACGATGAAGTACCGCAAGACGGTGCTCGAGCCCGGTGGCTCCAAGCCCGCCGCCGACCTGGTGAAGGACTTCCTCGGCCGGCCCTACGGCTTCGAGGCCTACCGCGCGTACCTCGACGCGAAGTAG
- a CDS encoding phosphoribosylanthranilate isomerase: MPGVSLVQVIHVTGEESLEEALSVAPHVDALLLDSGNQSLAVKELGGTGRVHDWTISRRIREQVRVPIFLAGGLKEENVGEAIQQVGPFGLDLCSSVRTAGKLDEAKLARFFARVRAA, from the coding sequence ATGCCCGGCGTGTCGCTCGTGCAGGTCATCCACGTGACGGGCGAGGAGTCACTGGAGGAGGCCCTGAGCGTGGCGCCACACGTGGACGCGCTGCTGCTCGACTCGGGCAATCAGTCCCTGGCTGTGAAGGAGCTGGGCGGCACCGGACGCGTCCATGACTGGACCATCAGCCGGCGCATCCGCGAGCAGGTGCGCGTGCCCATCTTCCTCGCCGGTGGGTTGAAGGAAGAGAACGTGGGCGAGGCCATCCAGCAGGTGGGCCCGTTCGGACTGGACCTGTGCAGCAGCGTGCGGACCGCGGGCAAGCTGGACGAGGCGAAGCTGGCGCGGTTCTTCGCGCGAGTCCGCGCCGCCTGA
- a CDS encoding thioredoxin family protein, whose translation MAHPVSYDATTETFDALVLQPKDELVVVDFWGPGCPNCDIYAAAEPALLSELEGARMRVVKVNAYEHEELARRFGLYGIPTFLLFRDGKLLGKMSQYHGREYWLGVVREHLPSA comes from the coding sequence ATGGCACATCCCGTGAGCTACGACGCGACGACGGAGACCTTCGACGCGCTGGTGCTGCAACCGAAGGACGAGCTGGTGGTGGTGGACTTCTGGGGGCCCGGCTGCCCCAACTGCGACATCTACGCGGCGGCCGAGCCCGCGCTCCTGTCCGAGCTGGAAGGGGCCAGGATGCGCGTGGTGAAGGTGAACGCGTACGAGCACGAGGAGCTGGCGCGGCGCTTCGGACTGTACGGCATCCCCACCTTCCTCCTGTTCCGCGACGGCAAGCTGCTCGGGAAGATGAGCCAGTACCATGGACGCGAGTACTGGCTCGGCGTCGTCAGAGAGCACCTGCCTTCGGCCTGA